A window of the Phaseolus vulgaris cultivar G19833 chromosome 5, P. vulgaris v2.0, whole genome shotgun sequence genome harbors these coding sequences:
- the LOC137835129 gene encoding uroporphyrinogen decarboxylase 1, chloroplastic isoform X2 → MDDATGRKPWKAFRPDGVIIFSDILTPLPAFGVDFDIEDIRGPVIHSPIRSEEDLKTLHPIDFDKLKFVGESLKILRQEVGGHAAVLGFVGAPWTIATYIVEGGTTRTYTTIKSMCHTAPHVLKTLLSHLTQAIADYVIFQVESGAHCIQIFDSWGGQLPPAMWERWSKPYIKEIVHLVKKKCPEVPIVLYINGNGGLLERMKDTGVDVIGLDWTVDMADGRRRLGSGIGVQGNVDPAYLFSPLAALTEEIQRVVRCAGPRRHILNLGHGVLVGTPEEAVAHFFEVARSLQFDTLFPSNTAKNPNLVT, encoded by the exons ATGGATGATGCGACAGGCAGGAAG CCTTGGAAAGCTTTCAGGCCTGATGGAGTCATTATCTTCTCGGACATCCTTACACCACTTCCTGCATTTGGAGTTGATTTTGACATAGAAGACATAAGGGGACCTGTTATACATTCACCCATTCGTTCTGAGGAGGACTTGAAAACTTTACATCCAATTGACTTTGACAAGCTTAAATTTGTTGGAGAATCACTTAAGATACTGCGCCAAGAG GTTGGTGGTCATGCAGCTGTTTTGGGTTTTGTGGGAGCTCCTTGGACAATAGCAACATATATTGTGGAAGGGGGTACAACACGCACATATACAACCATTAAGAGCATGTGCCACACTGCTCCACATGTATTGAAGACTTTGCTTTCTCATTTGACGCAGGCAATAGCTGATTATGTTATTTTCCAAGTAGAGTCTGGGGCTCACTGCATACAAATATTTGACTCATGGGGTGGACAACTACCACCTGCTATGTGGGAACGCTGGTCAAAGCCTTATATCAAAGAG ATTGTACATTTGGTCAAGAAAAAATGCCCTGAGGTACCGATTGTTCTTTATATAAATGGAAATGGTGGCCTTCTGGAGCGTATGAAAGACACTGGAGTTGATGTTATAGGGCTAGACTGGACAGTGGATATGGCAgatggaagaagaagattggGTAGTGGGATAGGTGTGCAGGGAAATGTGGATCCTGCCTACTTATTCTCCCCTCTTGCTGCCCTGACTGAAGAAATTCAGAG GGTTGTGAGGTGTGCGGGGCCCAGACGGCACATCCTTAATCTTGGGCATGGTGTCCTTGTTGGCACACCTGAAGAAGCTGTTGCACATTTCTTTGAAGTAGCTAGGAGCTTGCAGTTTGACACACTTTTTCCAAGCAATACTGCAAAAAACCCTAATCTAGTAACATAA
- the LOC137835129 gene encoding uroporphyrinogen decarboxylase 1, chloroplastic isoform X1, protein MATSINSTVLGWKYSSFFSQSNAFNAVSPPFKPKPPLSKFSLTCSAASSSSDPLLVKAARGDPVSRPPAWMMRQAGRYMAVYRKLAEKYPSFRERSETTDLIVEISLQPWKAFRPDGVIIFSDILTPLPAFGVDFDIEDIRGPVIHSPIRSEEDLKTLHPIDFDKLKFVGESLKILRQEVGGHAAVLGFVGAPWTIATYIVEGGTTRTYTTIKSMCHTAPHVLKTLLSHLTQAIADYVIFQVESGAHCIQIFDSWGGQLPPAMWERWSKPYIKEIVHLVKKKCPEVPIVLYINGNGGLLERMKDTGVDVIGLDWTVDMADGRRRLGSGIGVQGNVDPAYLFSPLAALTEEIQRVVRCAGPRRHILNLGHGVLVGTPEEAVAHFFEVARSLQFDTLFPSNTAKNPNLVT, encoded by the exons ATGGCTACTTCCATTAACAG CActgttcttgggtggaaataTTCCTCCTTTTTCTCACAATCTAATGCCTTCAACGCGGTTTCGCCTCCTTTCAAACCAAAACCCCCACTCTCCAAGTTTTCTCTCACTTGCTCTGCCGCCTCCTCTTCCTCTG atCCACTACTGGTTAAGGCTGCCAGGGGAGATCCTGTTAGTCGTCCTCCAGCATGGATGATGCGACAGGCAGGAAGGTACATGGCTGTTTACAGAAAGCTTGCTGAGAAATATCCATCCTTCAGAGAGAGGTCAGAGACAACTGACCTCATTGTGGAAATTTCTTTGCAGCCTTGGAAAGCTTTCAGGCCTGATGGAGTCATTATCTTCTCGGACATCCTTACACCACTTCCTGCATTTGGAGTTGATTTTGACATAGAAGACATAAGGGGACCTGTTATACATTCACCCATTCGTTCTGAGGAGGACTTGAAAACTTTACATCCAATTGACTTTGACAAGCTTAAATTTGTTGGAGAATCACTTAAGATACTGCGCCAAGAG GTTGGTGGTCATGCAGCTGTTTTGGGTTTTGTGGGAGCTCCTTGGACAATAGCAACATATATTGTGGAAGGGGGTACAACACGCACATATACAACCATTAAGAGCATGTGCCACACTGCTCCACATGTATTGAAGACTTTGCTTTCTCATTTGACGCAGGCAATAGCTGATTATGTTATTTTCCAAGTAGAGTCTGGGGCTCACTGCATACAAATATTTGACTCATGGGGTGGACAACTACCACCTGCTATGTGGGAACGCTGGTCAAAGCCTTATATCAAAGAG ATTGTACATTTGGTCAAGAAAAAATGCCCTGAGGTACCGATTGTTCTTTATATAAATGGAAATGGTGGCCTTCTGGAGCGTATGAAAGACACTGGAGTTGATGTTATAGGGCTAGACTGGACAGTGGATATGGCAgatggaagaagaagattggGTAGTGGGATAGGTGTGCAGGGAAATGTGGATCCTGCCTACTTATTCTCCCCTCTTGCTGCCCTGACTGAAGAAATTCAGAG GGTTGTGAGGTGTGCGGGGCCCAGACGGCACATCCTTAATCTTGGGCATGGTGTCCTTGTTGGCACACCTGAAGAAGCTGTTGCACATTTCTTTGAAGTAGCTAGGAGCTTGCAGTTTGACACACTTTTTCCAAGCAATACTGCAAAAAACCCTAATCTAGTAACATAA
- the LOC137835130 gene encoding GEM-like protein 2 has translation MKSYHTEITVTATTTSIESNNPYVYISSAPPSPAADKRSISMDKIYGAINNYGKKVQEATKQAEVMVDNILHHLKVSSRPADAAIAKLIQGTKVIASGGPEKLFQQTFGVFPGEKLLQPYACYLSTDSRPVIGTLYISTKRLAFCSDHPLCHHPFSLQQQHQCIYYKVIVNLDQLSKVSPLTYGLNPSEKRMKVITTDGYEFNFMGFLSYDKALKTVNEALKHKATTIPVSMQ, from the exons ATGAAGAGTTATCACACAGAGATTACTGTTACTGCTACTACAACTAGCATAGAAAGCAACAATCCTTATGTTTATATTTCCTCTGCTCCCCCTTCCCCTGCAGCTGACAAAC GTTCCATTTCAATGGATAAAATATATGGTGCAATAAATAATTATGGCAAGAAGGTTCAGGAAGCAACTAAACAAGCTGAGGTCATGGTTGACAATATACTTCATCACT TAAAAGTTAGTTCTAGACCAGCTGATGCTGCAATTGCTAAACTTATTCAAGGAACAAAGGTAATTGCATCAGGAGGGCCTGAAAAGCTATTTCAGCAAACATTTGGGGTTTTCCCAGGAGAGAAGCTCTTACAGCCATATGCTTGCTACCTATCAACAGACTCTAGGCCTGTAATTGGAACACTTTATATATCAACAAAAAGATTAGCATTTTGCAGTGACCATCCACTGTGCCATCATCCATTCTCCCTGCAGCAGCAGCATCAATGCATTTATTATAAG GTGATAGTGAATCTGGATCAGTTGAGCAAAGTCTCTCCTCTCACATATGGATTGAATCCATCAGAAAAACGCATGAAGGTTATCACAACGGATGGCTATGAGTTCAATTTTATGGGATTTTTGTCATATGACAAAGCTCTCAAGACAGTAAACGAGGCTCTGAAGCATAAGGCAACAACCATTCCTGTGTCCATGCAGTAA
- the LOC137833957 gene encoding uncharacterized protein — MAAYLEYVQELKRSFVLFEVVHVPREQNARADLLAKLASSGKGGRQRTVIQETLKTPRAFVVDHQVLQVCKSMERTARSHRSLTQETLRTSRVKAHPAGVTKMTQVCAFHEPDTWVTPYQRYMADGVLPMDSTEARKIKKNSNRFTLIDGELYKFGFTHPFLVCVHGEKCVRIMAELHEGICGSHIGGQALASRTLRADNETQFASHLLKKLCGDVGIQQVFASVEHPQTNGQVESANRVLLRGLKRRLEKAKRSWVEEVPRIVWAYHATEQLGTHKIPFSLVYGCDAMIPVETQESSLRFQNFVAEDSNEERRMNLDLLDEVREEARVKAEAVTRRVERKYNSRIRPKQFRDGDLVMRKAHQYGMENKLSPKWT; from the exons atggcagcttacctggagtatgtgcaagaGTTAAAGAGGTCCTTTGTTTTAttcgaagtggtgcacgtgccaagagagcagaatgcccgagctgacttgctggccaagcttgccagttcaggcaaggggggcaggcagaggaccgttatacaagaaactttgaagacacctcgagcATTTGTGGTAGATCACCAGGTTCTTCAAGTGTGCAAGTCAATGGAAAGGACGGCGAGGAGTCATAGatccttgactcaggagacgTTGAGGACATCCAGAGTTAAGGCGCATCCAGCGGGAGTGACAAAAATGACGCAAGTTTGCGCTTTCCATGAGCCAGATACATGGGTAACGCCCTACCAACGCTACATGGCGGATGGCGTGCTCCCAATGGACTCGACAGAggccagaaagataaagaagaactccaacAGGTTCACTctcatcgatggcgagttgtacaagTTTGGGTTTACGCACCCTTTTCTGGTAtgtgtacacggagagaagtgcgtGAGAATCATGGCTGAGCTCCACGAGGGGAtctgtgggagtcacatcgggggtCAAGCTTTGGCatcaagaaccctccgtgcag ataatgagACTCAATTTGCGAGTCAcctattgaagaagctgtgtgGGGATGTTggaatacagcaggtgtttgcttctgtggagcacccacaaacgaatgggcaagtggagtcagccaatcgggttttgctgagaggcttgaagaggaggttggagaaggccaagaGGTCTTGGGTTGAGGAAGTTCCCCGAatagtatgggcatatcacGCCACCGAGCAATTGGGAACCCACAAAATCCCgtttagtttggtgtatgggtgtgatgcaatgattccagttgaaacccaggaaagctcgctgagattccaaaacttcgtggcggaagactcgaacgaagagaggaggatgaacttggatttgctggatgaggtcagggaggaagcacgggTGAAGGCTGAAGCAGTGACGAGAAGAGTTGAACGCAAGTACAACTCTAGAATAAGGCCAAAGcaattcagagatggcgacctggtgatgaggaaggcccaccagtacgggatggagaacaaattgtcacccaagtggacatga
- the LOC137835129 gene encoding uroporphyrinogen decarboxylase 1, chloroplastic isoform X3 — translation MMRQAGRYMAVYRKLAEKYPSFRERSETTDLIVEISLQPWKAFRPDGVIIFSDILTPLPAFGVDFDIEDIRGPVIHSPIRSEEDLKTLHPIDFDKLKFVGESLKILRQEVGGHAAVLGFVGAPWTIATYIVEGGTTRTYTTIKSMCHTAPHVLKTLLSHLTQAIADYVIFQVESGAHCIQIFDSWGGQLPPAMWERWSKPYIKEIVHLVKKKCPEVPIVLYINGNGGLLERMKDTGVDVIGLDWTVDMADGRRRLGSGIGVQGNVDPAYLFSPLAALTEEIQRVVRCAGPRRHILNLGHGVLVGTPEEAVAHFFEVARSLQFDTLFPSNTAKNPNLVT, via the exons ATGATGCGACAGGCAGGAAGGTACATGGCTGTTTACAGAAAGCTTGCTGAGAAATATCCATCCTTCAGAGAGAGGTCAGAGACAACTGACCTCATTGTGGAAATTTCTTTGCAGCCTTGGAAAGCTTTCAGGCCTGATGGAGTCATTATCTTCTCGGACATCCTTACACCACTTCCTGCATTTGGAGTTGATTTTGACATAGAAGACATAAGGGGACCTGTTATACATTCACCCATTCGTTCTGAGGAGGACTTGAAAACTTTACATCCAATTGACTTTGACAAGCTTAAATTTGTTGGAGAATCACTTAAGATACTGCGCCAAGAG GTTGGTGGTCATGCAGCTGTTTTGGGTTTTGTGGGAGCTCCTTGGACAATAGCAACATATATTGTGGAAGGGGGTACAACACGCACATATACAACCATTAAGAGCATGTGCCACACTGCTCCACATGTATTGAAGACTTTGCTTTCTCATTTGACGCAGGCAATAGCTGATTATGTTATTTTCCAAGTAGAGTCTGGGGCTCACTGCATACAAATATTTGACTCATGGGGTGGACAACTACCACCTGCTATGTGGGAACGCTGGTCAAAGCCTTATATCAAAGAG ATTGTACATTTGGTCAAGAAAAAATGCCCTGAGGTACCGATTGTTCTTTATATAAATGGAAATGGTGGCCTTCTGGAGCGTATGAAAGACACTGGAGTTGATGTTATAGGGCTAGACTGGACAGTGGATATGGCAgatggaagaagaagattggGTAGTGGGATAGGTGTGCAGGGAAATGTGGATCCTGCCTACTTATTCTCCCCTCTTGCTGCCCTGACTGAAGAAATTCAGAG GGTTGTGAGGTGTGCGGGGCCCAGACGGCACATCCTTAATCTTGGGCATGGTGTCCTTGTTGGCACACCTGAAGAAGCTGTTGCACATTTCTTTGAAGTAGCTAGGAGCTTGCAGTTTGACACACTTTTTCCAAGCAATACTGCAAAAAACCCTAATCTAGTAACATAA